TTTCATCTGGGATCCAAGACTCCTCGCGTTTTGGGATGTAGCATGCAGGATGGGCGCTGGAATCTTCGCCAGGATCGTGGCGGTAAAAGTGCctaggaaaatatattttaaaaaacccGTACCGTAGTGAACAGAAGTGTTGAACAAGTAAAAATTCTGGGCAGATCTATTTACCAGTCTATGAGTTTCAGCCAGGCCTCAGTGGCGCAGTGCACGGTGAAGACGGCGACTTGTTTGTCCATATATTTCTCGTAGCCAATCTTTAGTGCGTTCTCCAGGATCTCCTCCCTGATGTCGAAGACTATCAGGTCGTTCTCCTCTTTTTGAAGGATTTCGGCCCTGGGTATAATTGAGACAACTTCAGTGAACAAAACAGTTATAGGAGGCATATTTGAATCCTAGTAGGTAGTAGGTTTGTAGCACGTGTACCAAACATTTTGCCGAATCACTTATCGGAAACCAAGCCAAATCCTGTTCACCCAGATCAGAAACTTAATAGCATGTTAGACAATTAGTAACTTTATGTAGCTAGAAACCTATCTTTCTGTCAGTCTCTTTGTTAGTCCCTAGCTTCATAACAGGTGTATAAGTTACCAAGTCCGTTCAGGAACATCCTTTGGCAAAGCCACCAGGGTCCGCTGGTCATCAGAGACTTGGAGCTTCCGCCCTCTTCgggaaattttatatttaccatTTGATGGTGTCACATTAGTCATGATGGAAGTcagttaaattttaaaaaatatttcttttgaaaACGTAAATTATCAAAAAGTAAACAAGCTATCGAAATGTACAAATGTACGTGCACGTAATTCATAGAAATTGTCAGAAGTGAAATCTGTGCTGTGACAgcaatacctataataaaaaaatatttttttatgaaaaatttgaCATCAGTCTATTACTAGTATTGTAGGATGAAGAACTCTTTGAATGGGAAATGTATTATTAGGTATCTACTTATCAGACCTTTTtatctaaaataattataaaaagtctTATTACTCGTATTCGACCCCGAAAGCAATATTTTATGGCTTACTGTTATATCAGAGACAAGGACATCGTACACCGCGTTTTTGTCCCGCGCGCACTTCGAAGAGAATTCAGGTAAATAGGAGGAGCTGCTTAGGTAAAATGCCTGCTAGGGCTGCGAAATTGTTCGAAAGTCCTACTTCCTAATCGAGCATTCCAATTTGCCAAACAttctaataaactttattatgaatTGATTTGTAATCAAAATGGTTACCGCCTATTTATTAGGCAATTGATCAAATTTTATCATACCTTATCGTGATTGTGACGTATCAATCACAGGATTATTCACCTAGGCAATAAATAACAAGGATACTCTACCTTATTTACGTACAACAAATTATTCAGTAATTTTAACGCATGTgatattttaatagatttcgaacgaaacaaaattgtaaacgaaaacaaaaagtggCCAGAAACAAAGCTCAACCATAGACAATATTGTTGACAGTTTTTTGAAACAGTGACAAAAACCGAGCGCAAATTACAAAAAtcactgaattattttttaatcttgaaaatatttaaagtgcAGAAGGATGAACATTTACATCAATTAGAAAAGTGTACTTGATATCGAACGCTAAATAATGAgtgtatattttctttgtttagattttgttaacgtttgataataataatgtatactTTGAAGGGTATCTTCCCCGAACCAAGTGAGTTCCGTTACATTTGATTTTACTCTAAAAACATAACAGTTGTCATGGCCGTCGGTTTTATTTGTTGTGACGTCGTAgttaggcttttaataattataagcaTCGTATGAAGCAACGAGAGTGATTTCAACATTCACACTAACTGTCATGGCTATCAaagaacattaaattaaattctgaaTAGTGTGTGTGTAGCTTAAAGGCTCAATAGTTTACTGAAGTTAGAAATGGTGTTGTGTTTTTATCATGTTTTTTAACTACTGTTACCATGATACCTAGGTACCTGGTGTATTGCAACTAAGCATTACTCCATAATTTGTACTGTGCACTGAGCTGTTAATCTAATACaatgtcaaatattttatttttagagaaaGAACAGAAAAAGAACTTCATCAGAGAAAACATGAAACAGctaaaatatattcaaagcaaATCTCCTAAAGAGCCAAAATATAACACGAAAAATGTCCACCCGCCGCGATTGACTAACCCCATTGCAGCTGGGAGCTCCCTCGGCCAGGTGAAGTCATCACCTTCTAACAAAAGTGGGAAGACCTCAATCAATATTGCAAAGACTAGCTCTACAAATACTCGCAAAAAAATTACAGACATACGTATCAAAAAAGGGGACATGGCAGAGTTTCTCAAAAGGAAAGAAATGAGACAGGCGAAGGCAGTGGAAGATTGTGCCGATGAAGAAGTAAAGTCAAATGAGTCATCAGGCCGTCTCCGGGACATTGGATGTCAAACCATAGAGTCTAATCTTGCACAGAAACTGGCTGAAAGTGCGAAGTTGACTATGCTGTATCCCAAGAAAGAGGGTGAGGATGCAGAAGCTAAGATGAAAGCTAGCGGGGACAGTGGACACCACAGAAGTCCTCCGCCTTCACAGACTCCCCGCCGAGCTGGTGATGATCTAATAGACGTTGAACGAAACCGTAGCCGGTTGAACTCTATCCTGGAAAGAAAAGATAACAAGGACCCATATCTGCCATCAGGTCAGTatgagtttattattttatttccattatttatcatttactGCTTAATCAATCAAAGGCTATACTTGTGGCATTCTATTTGTGAATAGGTCACATCTTTATCAGTTTCTGAAGAGGCTTAAAATTTGTGGGACCAGCTGTGAGCATGCAGCTGTCATTTTTACATATTTGGCAGTTGTTATGTGCAGACAGAAACTAAAATGTCTGATGATATACACTATTTGCTGCATAGAATACTTAATATTTCtttgatgttaattttttttcttccacACTAAGTTGAATATCTTAACTCTTAGTAGAATAAGGTAATGTTTATAATTTCATTACAAAAGGATTGTCTTTGTGAACTCACATTACCTCTTCCAGATAAgctttttttgttcaaaatattctttatgtacatgttctttgtttacataattattttaattcttaaGTATGCTCTTCATAGACaaggaaatattttcataaattaatcaTGTAACTGCTGTCCTTAGGCTATCAGAAGGGCGTATTACCTAAGTACCTGCGTGAGCGAAAGGAACAGGGGCCTAAGGACACTGAAGGCATCCGGGCTGATGATGATCACTCCATATGTCCAGCCGGACATGTCACACTGCCTGATACTGAACGCAAGGAGACGTTGCGGATGCTTAGGAATAGTAAGTTAACTTTCGAATTAGACATTACCATACTTGTCTCATTCATATTTATAGAaatgttttatacatatttaattgaGACCCCTCAGAACATTATCCCTTTGCCTCTGATGTTCTTTCAACTTTTACAACTAGACTTAATCAAAATGATTCTTGTTTCAGGTTTTGCAGAACTAGTAAGTGAACTGAACAAATTGCCTGTAAAAACAGACACATTGAAGATGCGAAATAGGAAAATGGAGCTAGAAAAACAGTTAGCAAAGCTTGAGGAGGGAATCAAAGTGTTTTCCCGACCCAAGGTGTTTGTAAAAATAGGGGAGTGAGTGGCCGATGCTTGTTCAGTTACAACTTGTAAATTTATGGTGATGTACTGGGCAGGGCGGTCAGATTTGTAAATATCTTAAAGCCATCATATGTTTTGAAATGTCAAAAGATAATTAAGCtgttgttatatattttttaattaagaaaaaaatttgTAGCAATAGAAATTATGTTTAGCcttagttattaatattattgcatGTTCACAATCGCGAATTATAGACTAAATTGAAAGGTACATCCATCTTTAAGTGACACATTTCTTAGTTAGAAATCAAATATTAGATGTTGATGTTGCGACCCTTTCGCACTGTGATGTCAATAGGTCTGACTGCACAAGCCCAGTAACGGATTCCGTCCAAATCCAAATTGTATGTCGCGTTTGTTGTAAGATGTCTCCAAATTATTGTGATATCGCTCAGAAGTTAATCCGACGTTATCGTATGTtagtattaattatattattgtatgttATTCGTTGTTGTAACTAATATAATTAGATACGTTTGTATGATTTACAGTGtttctataactttttttggagatttaaatacaattatttgtgtttttagtCCATTTCTTTGACAAATGAAATAGGTTGTCGTTATAATAgaaattttatttctataacttGCAACAAGATGGCGTGATACCATCgatatttgatttataaaataaattaatctctAAAGCTATATTACGATTTTTAAATCATTATACAACAATAATGTGCTTACATTTTTTCATCTGAATACATTTCAATGAATTCTCTCGTGTAACATGACATAGTTTTAACAAAAGGCACATTCGATTACAAAATCAGGTAATAATCAATAAGGCAACTACTTATTTTATACCAGGAAACAACTAATACAAAGAAATAACTTTCAATTCTCATAAACAATAGAAAACTTTTCTTGTAGGTCTCTCATTAAACTGCTAGTGGAAGGTGAGCGGTTCGTGATAATTGCTTTGCCTGGTAGAATTTAACTTGCTCTGATAAATTACTATTGGTATAGCAGACAAACGTACACACTCACTACATATCGTAATTTGAAGAAATCTGCTCATGCGCAGTGGTGTTCGCTTGAACCAAGACCAATCAAGTTGAATTTTAAAATCGCGTGTGTACGTTTCGAGGTTGCGCATTCAATAAGTCGCTCCATTACGCACGTGAGtcaggcctcatttacggagacgcggggcgtcgagcgttgcgttgagcggcgcggcccgcactgAACTCAAATATATGGCGTTGTATGAATGCGTTTACGGAGCAGCGATTTTAGacgcgtttgtttgaattagggcGTTTTTTACGGCCGAGCCCGCGGATGGCACCGACGCGTCCCACGCGGCACCGCACGCAGCGGCAATTCTCGATGAAGCTATGTCCAACGCGGAATCTTCTGTCAGTCTTATTTAGAAATCACGTAACACAGACGTAGTCACCGTTGCAATGGAGTATGAAATGATAGActtttttttagaagaaaattcaaaactaGTCGATTTGATCGAGGCGtgcgtgcgccgccgcgctGCCCGCCGCGTGCTGCGCTACACGCTCGAGGACACGCCGCGGGCACCGCCACGCTTCCCGTCTCGCTTCTCTATGAACATGGAGGTATATTGctataagtttgtgtttacgcgtgtgatgatgcgtgccgcttcacgcgccgccccaccgtaaacagaaaaaacgtccgacgcgccgcgagacgccacgccacacgcgacgcgagacgccccgcgtctccgtaaatgaggcctaaaGTGTGCTAGTCTGAAACTGATATTATGCATTATGTATCAGCCGAAAGTAGTATCAGTtgagggtgcatctacacgatgcatgtagctggagcaagtgaCCATGCGCGAGtgatggctgatttacattgagtcagtaactgacgtcagtccactgacaagtcagtgctgacccggcactgccatcgtgtaaattgatttgaagtcagtacagtgaCTGAAATagttcgtgtaaatagcacgcgtcagttttcggcgcctacactgacgtcagttactgact
This genomic interval from Helicoverpa zea isolate HzStark_Cry1AcR chromosome 18, ilHelZeax1.1, whole genome shotgun sequence contains the following:
- the LOC124638993 gene encoding uncharacterized protein LOC124638993 isoform X1; amino-acid sequence: MYTLKGIFPEPKKEQKKNFIRENMKQLKYIQSKSPKEPKYNTKNVHPPRLTNPIAAGSSLGQVKSSPSNKSGKTSINIAKTSSTNTRKKITDIRIKKGDMAEFLKRKEMRQAKAVEDCADEEVKSNESSGRLRDIGCQTIESNLAQKLAESAKLTMLYPKKEGEDAEAKMKASGDSGHHRSPPPSQTPRRAGDDLIDVERNRSRLNSILERKDNKDPYLPSGYQKGVLPKYLRERKEQGPKDTEGIRADDDHSICPAGHVTLPDTERKETLRMLRNSFAELVSELNKLPVKTDTLKMRNRKMELEKQLAKLEEGIKVFSRPKVFVKIGE
- the LOC124638993 gene encoding enkurin domain-containing protein 1-like isoform X2 — encoded protein: MKQLKYIQSKSPKEPKYNTKNVHPPRLTNPIAAGSSLGQVKSSPSNKSGKTSINIAKTSSTNTRKKITDIRIKKGDMAEFLKRKEMRQAKAVEDCADEEVKSNESSGRLRDIGCQTIESNLAQKLAESAKLTMLYPKKEGEDAEAKMKASGDSGHHRSPPPSQTPRRAGDDLIDVERNRSRLNSILERKDNKDPYLPSGYQKGVLPKYLRERKEQGPKDTEGIRADDDHSICPAGHVTLPDTERKETLRMLRNSFAELVSELNKLPVKTDTLKMRNRKMELEKQLAKLEEGIKVFSRPKVFVKIGE